The Planktothrix agardhii NIES-204 genomic interval GCTTAGAACCCTATTTAATTAGTCGTTTGGAGGAAGAAGCGACTCGATATATTTACGACCCCTCAAATTTTGAAATGCCGATGCCTCAACGTCAAGTCGATTATTATTAACTTAGAAAGTCACCCAAAGGTTTGGGAATAGGGGAAAACGGGATAGAGGGTTAGGGAGGAATCAACTCCAACCCAAACCCTATACCCAAAACCCCACAACCGTTTTATGAAGCAAAAGTGACTTCTACAAGTTGCTGTAACTCACCTTTTTGATATAGTTCAATCAGCACATCAGAACCGCCAACAAACTTGCCGTTAATATAGACCTGGGGAATCGTCGGCCAGTTGGAATAATCTTTAATCCCTTGGCGAATTTCAGAATCTTCTAAAACATCTAGGGTTTCAAAAGGAACCCCCAAACTATTTAAAATCTGTACAACATTATTAGAAAAACCGCACATTGGCATGAGCTTTGTTCCCTTCATAAAAACAAAGACTTTGTTTTTCGTGATCAGATCTTTAATTTTTTCCTGTGGGTCTGTCGTCATGGTTTATTAATAAAATGAGGTAGGTTTGGATAGGTTAATTGATCGGCAAAACGATCATAGAATCCCAGATTTGAGTCTAACTGATTTCCAAGAATTTGGGCGTTAAGCTAGATCGGAGTTTAGGTACAATTAAGCCCCAGAACTGGCTTTTGCCCAATCTTGGGGGGTGTAGGTCTTTAATGCTAAAGCATGAATAGCTTCGGTAGCCATTGCTTCC includes:
- a CDS encoding glutaredoxin-related protein, encoding MTTDPQEKIKDLITKNKVFVFMKGTKLMPMCGFSNNVVQILNSLGVPFETLDVLEDSEIRQGIKDYSNWPTIPQVYINGKFVGGSDVLIELYQKGELQQLVEVTFAS